One Candidatus Limnocylindria bacterium genomic window, GCCGCCACCGAAGGGATGGCGGGATCGCCGGGGTCCGGCCGGATGCCCTTCGAGCTGAGCGCGGCGACCTTTCCCGGCGTGTCGGCGCCCTCGAGCGTGGTCAGGTCCATCATGCGGATCGCGAGATCCAGCGCGAACAGCTTTGACTCGCGCTTGATCGAGCGCTTCGAGAGCACATCGGCGCGTTCCTCGAGCGCGACGGCATCGACCGACCCGAGACGCGGGAGACGCGGCTCGAGTGGGAGCTCGAATCCTCCGGGAAGCGCGGGTGCCGTCGCCACTACCTTTGAGGATATTCCCCGCGCCGCTGCCGGAGGCGCGGTGGTCTAGCGGTTGCCCGCCGCCTGTGACACGAGCGCGCCTCGCTCCGAGCCCACACTTGGCGCGTGCAGCGCCGCGCCGATGAAGGTCGCGTAGCTCGACAGCACCTGGAGGTGGGGCTCGCCGTACTCACGACGCCGCGTGGTGACGAGCACAAGGACCCCGGCGACCACTTCTGCGACGCCGGGGATCGGGACGACGATCGCGCCCTTCGCATCGGGGACGGCGCGGATCACCGCGCCGTTCGTCAGGTCCCACGAGATGGACGCGTGCCGTTGCAGTTGAGCCCGCACGAGCTCGCCAGCGGTCTCCCGCTGGCCGACCGTTGTCCGCGCCGCGCCCGTCGCCGCGACAAGCTCGAGGCCGCCGCCGGGGACCGTGGCGTACAGCAGGGCGGCATCTCCGGGAACGATCTCCAGCGCGCCCTCTGCGAGGAGCCGCAACACGTCGGGCGTCGGACCGGCCGCCAGCGCCAGCGCGACCTCGGCAAGGGCGCCGAGCCGTCGGCCGTGCGCATCGAATCGGCCTCGCACGAGGCGCATCGCGCCGAAGCCGGCGCCGATGCCCATGAGGACGAGCGCGCCCACGCCGTTGCCGCCGACCCGGATCACCGGCTCTCCGATCGGATGGTCCGTCCCGGCCCAGAGCGCGAAGTTCGCGGCGACCGCGAGGAACGCGGCAACGACGCCGAGCTCCGGCCCAAAGAGCGCACCGGCCACCGCCACGGGCGCGATCGACAGCACCGCGGCGCTCGCGCCGAAGATCGGCTCGGCGATGAGGAACGCGGCCGCGTACGCGACGAGCAGGATCGCGATGACCGTGATCGCTCGCCGGCGCCGTGCGAGAACGCTGAACGCGCCGCGCGAAACGCCCCGTGCGGTCAGGACGATGCGCGCGTTCGCCCGCTCCGGAGGCGTGTCTCGCTGTGGTCTCGCGACGCGGCGGATCTCGGCCAGCAGCGTCGCGAGGGGCGTGTCCTTTGGAACGAACGCAGTCACGCCGTTCGCGAGCGCAAGGTCGCGGATGCCCTCGTCGAGCGTGAACATGACCACCGCGGTGTCAGACGACTCGTTATGAAGGCGCGTCGCCACATCGAGTCCGCGCAGGCCCGGCATCCGATGATCCAGGACGACGACGTCCGGATCGAGCTGGCGAATAAGGCTCAGTGCCTCGTTGCCATCGGTCGCGATGCCCACGGTGACGAGGTCGTCACTCGTCGCGATCGCGCTGCGCAGTCCTTCACGCACCATCGGATTGTCGTCGGCGATCACCAGGCGTATCTGCCTCCGCGCCGCACCGCTGTCGGCGGGCACCTCGCGCGCGCGCTGTTGACGTGCGGCGGCGCGTTCGACGTCCTCCCGCTTCGCGAAGCCGAGCTCGACCAGGAGCGCACCGATTGGTACACGACGGCCCTGACGGAGGCGCTGTTCCGCGAGCGCGCGCTCGAGCTGCGCCGGCTGGATCGCGCCCGCATCGACGAGGAACAGGCCGAGACCGGGGTCGGGTGTGGGTTGATCGAGAACGATCTTCAGCATCCGGACGAGATCGAGGGGGCCGAACGGCTTCACGATGTACGCGGTCGCGCCGACCGCGCTCGCGAAGGCGCGGCTCTCCGGATCGTCGCGCGCGGTCAGCATGACGACGCGAATGTCGCGGGTCTCCGGCGCGCTGCGAAGCTCGCGACACACGACGAAGCCGTCACGCTCGTGCTCTCCGAAAGCGACGTCGAGAAGAACGATCTCAGGCTGCTCCGCGCGCGCAACGACGAGCGTTTCGCCCGGCGTCGAGGCCTCGACGACACGCCAGCCCTGCGCCATGAGCGTTACTCGCACCAGGGCGCGGACCGCCGCGTGGTCGTCCGCGATGAGCACGCTGGGGCCGCGCACGTCCGAGGTTCTTGCCGCATCGCTCATTACGAGAACTCTTGGGCATATGGCAACCCGTGGTCAAGCATGACTTTAATGGGTCGCCGAACGAATGCGACCCGAGGGCGTTAGAGCGGATGGCGATCCTCAGCGCGGAAGGCGATACGACGGATCGGTAATGGCGGAACTCATACGCGACCCGTAGCCGCTGCACACTATTTCCTCAGACGACACCACATCGATCGCGAGGCCGCCGATCGCGAGGGGATAGCGGAGCGGGATCCCGAGGAACTTGTGGAAGTACGGAGCCGGCCGCGCGCCCCGGTTATAAGAGGTGTGGATTGCGCGTGACGACCCACAGCGCGGTCCCGTTGAATCCGGCGTACAGCATCAAGTGCCAGATGGTGAAGAAGCCGCCGAGCGCGCCGTTCTGCAGATTGATGTGATTCCAACCATCGAGGAAGAGCCCCATCACGAGAAGGCTCGCGAGCAGGCTGGTGACGAGGTCCTCGCGCCAGATCGCTTTTGCTCCCACGCTGGTCCCTCCTCTGTCGCAGGTGCGGAGGCTATACCGCAGCAAGACGGCGCTCGCGTGCGCCGGCGAACACAGTCACGGCAGTCCTCGTTGCGCTACTGACGCTAGCGATCACCCGGGGGCGTCGGGAACCGCGGGCGAAGTCCGGCTTGCATTTTGGCGATGTTCCTCCGGACATACAGACCCTGGAGCAGCAACGCGACGACGAAGCCCAGTGCACCTACTGCGAGGATCGCCGATGCGGCCCCTTCGATACGGAGCGTGGCGAGCGCGACGATGACCCCAACGAGCACGGCATTCAGGACCATCACCACCGTGCCTGTGCCCGAGAGTATCTGCAGAAACCAGAAGGGCACGCCGCCGCCAGGCTGGACGCCCATCGTGATGCGCATGCCCATGCGGATCGTCGTGAGCGCTCATCACGAAGTAACGTTCGACGTCGGGTGCGAGCTCCAGATACGCCGCCCGGATGCGATTCATGCCGATCACACAGAGCGCCTCGTGGTAATTCGCCGTGCCGAGGCGGATCGCTGTGGCAACACCGATGAGCAGCACGACAGGCAGGATCCGCGCGGCTGAACGACTCGTTCCAGGCGAGCGAGCGCGACGCGAGCAGGCTCCAGTGCTCGGTCGACAAGATCTGGAGCCGGATCGCTGGCGACACGCCATCGGTGATCGTTGCCCCGCTCGCCGGAACGGGAGCCGGCTCCGCGCCGATCCCAGGTGCGCGTTCGAAGGACATCATGCGGACCTCGCTTCCAGCCGGGTCAGCGACCGTACCCGACCGGCAAAAGGATGTCACCCCGCGTCGTCAGGTAATAGACCTGCCAGCCGTAATAGCCACGGTATGCGTCGGGCTCGGCGAGCATGACCTCGGCGTACGCGGTCACAGCGCGCACGTAACGCTGTGAGTTGTTGTAGCGGAAGAGCGCGTTCGCCATGTTGGCCGGCGCTCCGTTCGCTTTGAGGTAACGCGCAGCCGCGCGGATCGCATCGCGGTCCGAGTTCACGTCACCTTGGCCGTACGCGGCCCACGTGCCGGGCATGAACTGCATCGGCCCCTGCGCGCCCGCGACAGACGTGCCGCGGATCCGGCCCATGCGCGTCTCGACAAGATGGATCGACGCGAGATATGCCCAGGGGACTCCGAACTCGGTCTCCGCCTCGCGATAGAAGCGAGCCAGGTCGGCGAGAGGCGCCGGATCGACGATGCGCCACGCGGTCGGCAGATCGGGACCGGGAACGACCGTCGCACGCAGCTCCGACGTGGCATCGAGATTCGTGGTGACGACGCCGCGGATCGCGGCGGGGACGGCTGCGAGGAATCCCTCGCGCCACTCGGGCCGCGCCGAGATGGTGCGATAGATGCGCTGCTGCAGATGGCCCGTCCACGTCAGCTCCGCACCGGTCACCTTGCTGTCACGGATCGCACGCTCAGCGCCCGCGATCTGCGCGGCGATCGCGACCGGGTCGGCCGCGACCGGCGGAGGTTCCTCGCGCGGGGTCGGCGTCGGCTGCGGACTTGGCGTCGACGTCGGCGTGCCGGCCGCGGACGCATCCGGCGCCGTGGTGGCTAGCGCGCTCGGCGATGCGGACGGCGCGCCGCTCCGAACAGCGCAGGCGCTTGCGAGCACCACAGCGGACGCGATGGCAAGAGTCCGGCTGATGCGGGATGTCAGCGCCACTCGATCGATGCGACCTCCACGGGTTCGGGTATGTCTTTGAGCGTAAGGCTGCGCATCTCGCTGGGGTACGTCGTCTTCGCCGCCGCGAGAGTGCCGGCGCTCCTGGAACGCGTACACCGACAACCGCAGCCACATCGCGCACAACGCGCTGGCCGCAGCCGGTGTCTGGGACGCCAAACAGACCCGCGGACCTGGCCTCATCGACGTCGTGAAAGACATCCTCAGTGTCGGCACAGCGGTCGCACTGGGGCGCATGTCGGACTTCTCATTTCCTGCGAACAAATTCGTCAGGGCATTCGAGGCGGGCAACGAGCGCCCGATCGACAGCGCGGCCACTGGCTTCGGGGATCACGATGTCGTGCGCACGCTGAACGAGGGCTGGCTGAGCACCGGCCCCGGTGCCCTGATCGTCACGTACCCGATGCACGACGCGACGCGCAAACCAGATGTTCGCGCCCGGCCGCGATCCGTTCCTGTTCTCAGTGCCGAGGGTGTGGGACAAGGAAGAGAAATTCAAGATGCTCACCCGCAACGCGAGCCCGAGCCTCACGGATCTTGGCGCGAACCTGTCGCGGTTCCGCGACCGCTACGCCCAGATCCTTTCCGGCCAGCAAGACGTCAGCGAAGAGCTCGCGGCGGTCGGCGGCGAGGACAGCGAGCAGGCCTTCCCGCTGTTCTACGAGCGCTTCTACCAGTTCATCGCGCGGCAGCTCGAGAGGACCAACGCTCTCATCGTCGATCACGCGCGCTTCATCGATGCAGGCCCGTGACGCGAACTTCGGCGTGGCCTGCGGGTGCCCCAGCGCTTCAGTGCGTTGATGGTCGGGCGAAGCTCGCGGCCGCGATCGGTGAGCGTGTACTCCACCCGCGGAGGTACCTCGGCGTAGATCGTGCGTGAGACGAGGCCCGCCGCCTCGAGCTCGCGCAGCCGCGCCGTGACCATCTTTGGATTGGCGTGAACGAGCGAACGTTCTATCTCGGTGAATCGACGCGGACCGTTGAGAAGATCGCGGATGATGAGCAGCGTCCACTTGTGTCCAACAACAGCGAGTGCGCTCGCGAGCTCATCCATCGGGTACTTACTTTATTGTTACTTACTTGCTATTTGCAAGTATTGCGAGTAGGGTTGACGCAGAAAGAAGGGCATCTATGACGCTCACACAAGACAAACCGATCGTCGCTCAGAACGGCACGAACAACGGCGGCATCAACAACGCCGCAGCCAACACCGCGACGATCAAGCAATGGGTCTCAGCCATGGTCAAGGGCGACCTCGACAAGGCTCCGTACGCTGAGGACGCCGAGACCTCCGACCCGAGCGGCAAGTACAAGGGCAAGGCGCAGATCCTCCAGTCACTCAAGGTCTGGAAGACGGCGTTCCCTCAGGGCACCGCAGAAGTCACGAACCAGATCGCACAGGGCGACCAGGTCGCTTCCGAGGTCGTCTTCAAGGCGACGCAGACCGGCCCGCTCGTCGCATCGACGGGAACGATCCCGGCGACGAACAAGCCGATCGTTCTCAAGACCATGGTGATCAGCTCGTTCCGCAACGGCCTGATCCAGCGCGAGCGTACCTACTTCGATCAGGTCGACCTGATGAAGCAGCTCGGCATCACGCAGCCCAAGCCGTAACTCAACCTCGTGGCAGGGCGAAAGGAGCACCCGATAAGGGTGCTCCTTCGTCGTTGCGCTACTGAGTACCGGCGCCTCCGGGCCGCGGTCTGGCGCCCGCGAGCGGCAGTGCGAAAACGAACGTACTGCCGGCGCTCGATGTGGCTTCCAGCCACATACGACCACCGTGACGCTCGGCGAGACGCTTGCTGATGTGCAGGCCCAGGCCGTTTCCGGGAACGTCGCGCGTCCTCGACGTGCGGTAGAACGGCGTGAACAGCAGGTCGCGCTCATCTTCGGGCACGCCAACGCCGTGGTCCGAGACCCGGACCTGCGCCTCGTTCCGTTCGATCGTGAGCAGGACCTCGATCGGATCCGCCGGTCCGCTGTATTTCGCGGCGTTGCTGAGGAGGTTGTCCAGGATCTGCGCGATCCGCGCCGGGTCACCAAGCACGCGCACCGCGTCGGGAGGCCGCTCGAAGCTGATCCGCGGAGTCGCGCCGTATTCGAACCGACCGATCGCCTCCACCACCACGCTCGCGAGATCAAGTGGGACGACCTTGAGGCTGAGGCCGTTGGACGTGATCCGCGAGTGATCCAGGAGCCCGGCGATCAGCTGCGCCATCCGCTCCGTCTGCGCGATCGCGATGTCGATCGCCTCGCGCTCCTTCTCCGGGTCCTGCCCGATGTGCCGGCGCGCCCGCTGCGCTTGTCCCCGGATCACGGTGAGGGGAGCGCGCAGCTCGTGGACGACGACCTCAAGGAGATCGGTCTCCGGCCAGTCGGACGCGAGCCGGCCGACATCCGGGAACACCGTGATCTCGGCGGCCGCGCTGTTGGATGGCGGCGCTGCTTTCTCGTCGGTCGCCGCCGGACCATCGATGGCGCTCCTCACCATCGCGAGGAATTCCTCGACGACGAAAGGCTTGCTCACGAACCCCGCGAACCGCGCGTCGCGGCTGCGTCGCGACGTACCGGCCTCAGCCTCTGCCAGAGCCGCCCCATCGGCCGTGAACATCAACACAGGCAAGGTCGGATGGGCTCGACGGATGGCGGCGGCGTCCGACCAGGTGCGACTCTCGCCGGTGGCGTTTAGCTCGCCGTCGATGATCACGCACCGCGGCTGCCACCGGTCGACGGCGGCGCCGATGAGCGCGTGATCGGCAATGGTGACGGGACGATAGCCGGCCTCGGTGAGCAGATCGCCGACGAGCGCGCTCAGTCCGGCGTCGTCCTCGACGACAAGAACGCTTTCTGGCTTCATCGCTTCCTCCCGCCGTTTCCCCCCACGGCCTGCCGACGACCCGTCTCGGCAGCCAGGACAAGGTCGCACGCGGGTGCGATCGGCGCATGACGATTTCGTAACGCCACGCGCGGCTTGACCCCGGCCCGGGCAGGAAAGCCAGACTAGACCGGGCCGTTCGCCTTCGTGCCCGTCCCCGGAACGAACCGATACCCGCTCCCGGGAACGGTCTCGATGTATCGCGGCTTGTGCCAGTCGTTCTGCAGCTTTGCGCGCAGAGCGCGAACGTGCCGGTCAACCACGTTGCTTTCGATCACAAAGTCGGTGCCCCAGAGCGCGTCGAGGATCTGCTCACGCGTCAGCACGCTTCCCGCGTTCGCGGCGAGCAGGTACAGCAGCGCCTGCTCGAGCGACGTGAGATGCAGCTCGTGATCGCCGGCGAGGACTTTCCGGTTGAGCACGTCGATCTCGAGATCGCCGACACGCAGGCGCGGCACGAGCTCCCCGGCCTTGCCGTGCGTCCGGCGGATGACCGCGCGGGCGCGCGCGACCAGATCGTCCGGAACGAATGGCACGGCGATGTAGTCGTCGGCACCGCGCTCGAAGGCGTCGAGCTTTCCACGAAGGTCGCTTCGGCGGGTCAGTGCGATGACGCCGATCGGCCCACCGGACCGCGCGTCGTCGATGAGCTGGATACCCGCGCCTGCCTCGAGGTCGATGTCGAGAAGAAGGAGGTGCGGCTTCCATTCGGAGATCGCAGCCCTGGCGGCTTCGACGCTCGACTCCGCGCGCCGGAGATAGCCTCCGTGGCGCAGGGTCAGGTCGATGGTGTTCGCGAGCGCCCGGTCTTCGATCACCAGGAGCACGCGCACAGCACGCTCGGCGTCCTTCGTGGCAGGTGCGGCCGGCCTAGACGCCATCCGCTCTCCTTTTACTCCGAACCATGGTCCAAAGCTATTGCAGTTGTCGATGACGCTTCGCAATATTGTCCTCGATTTGGCAATGCCTAACTTGAATAGAAGTGCAATTTCGACCACCGGCCGGCCGGCATCGATCCGGGAGCGCGGCGACAGCTTTCGGCGCCTCCTGGATGGGCAGAGGCGACGTTCGCGGAGCGCGGCTACAACGCCGCGACGATCCATGACATCTGTGCGCGCGCCGGCGTAGGGATCGGGACCTTTTACACGCACTTCGGGCGCAAGTCGGAGCTGCTCCGCCAGGTGATGGTCGTCCGCGCGCCGGTCCTGTCGCGGATCCTCACCACGAAGGACCTTGGGGATAAGGAATCACTCGCCGCCGGTCTTCGCAAGACCGTCGACGACCCACGTTCGGTCGGTCTGTGGCGGGCCTGGTACGACGCCGTGCTGCAGGAAAGCGACATCGCGCGGTTCCACACGGACTGGCGCCGCGCGGTCCGCGATGAGCTCACCGCCATGATCGATCAGGCGCGTGCAACGAAGCCGAGGCAGGGCCGTTTGATGGATACGAAAGTTCGTCGCGTGGACGATGATGACGCTCGCGCGCGAGCTCGCCATCCATGACCGCACGGGCGGTGCGGCAGATGTCGAGACCGCTGCCGAGCTCATTTCCCAGCTCGTTCCCGGACCCGCGCCCACAAGCGCTTAGCTAGGACTGGCTCTCGTAGATCCGAACACCGAGGAGGCGGCTGAACGGCAGTGGCCAGTCACGCGGAGCGAGCATCGCCCCGGCTGGATCATCGTGGTCGCCTACGAGGACCATCAGGCCGGCATACGTCCCCAGCGGTGAACCGATCCACAGCAGACCGAGAGGTGTCGCTGCTCCGCCTTCCGAGACGCCGCGCTGGGTGTCGGCCGGTATGTCGGACGCCGTGCTGTTGATGCCTGACTCCGTCACCGCGAGCCGGTAGTACGACGGCGGACTCTCGGAACGTTCCGTGATCCGCGGTCCGTAATGCCGCGGTGGCTGCCATGTCGCCACGAGTGCATCGAGCGCCACGCGTTCCGCCGGATCACCGTCCGGGAGCTCTCCCGGATGCAGCGCACGCACCGTCGCGACATCGCGGTTGTCGTCGATGCTCGTGAGCAGCGGGACGGCCGGTCCGATCCCGCGAGAGAAGGTCGCGACGATCCCGGCCGCGTCGCCCGCGCTATCCGCGCTGTGCAGCCGGAACTCCTGGACCACCAGGCCATTGATGCGGTCGTCGATCGACATGACCCAAGACTGACCCTCAAGAGCGGTCGAGTCATGACTCGACGGTCATTTCCGGGAACGGCAGCCTGTGAAATCGAGGGTGAAGGTAACTTCAGCAGCGGACCGAACACTATCGACGGCCGCGCCGCCCCCGCGATGACGATTTCGTCATGACGAATCGGTAATGACGACGGCCACCCGCCGGTGCTCATCTTCACGTGAGCACCATTTAACACGCCACCCCAACCCCTCCCCACAGCCGCCGTCGGCTCGCGTCGGGGCCTCGCGCAGGTCACGGCGCGAGCCCGGCGGCAACGACTGCGTGGTGAAGCGCCTGCTCATCACCGGTATGCCGGCGGGATCCTGGGCCCCGATAATCAGGTCATGAGAGCGCTGAACAAGCTCACGGCGGAAGAGGCGCGGGTCATCGTCAACAAGGGGACGGAGCGCCCATTCACCGGCGAGTACGACGATTTCTTCGTCGAGGGCACGTACATCTGCAGACGCTGCGAGGCGCCCCTCTACATCTCAGATGCGAAGTTCCACTCCGGCTGTGGCTGGCCATCATTCGACCAGGAGATCGAAGGCGCCGTGCGGCGGGTGCCGGATCCGGATGGCGAACGCGTCGAGATAGAGTGCGCGGCCTGCGGCGGACACCTCGGCCACGTCTTCGTCGGCGAGCGGTTCACCGCCAAGAACACGCGGCACTGCGTGAACTCGATCTCGCTCAGATTCGCGCCCAGGGCGTAGACCCGGGCCCCGAGCGAATGATCCCGCCGCCGCGCGCTGAGGAGCGGTGCGCGTTACGCGGCCGAGGCCGCCAGCGGGATCCGCGCGGTGACCCGCGTGCCGCGCAGCGGGCGCGACTCGATGCGGATCTCTCCCCCGTGCCGTTCGACGATCCAACGCGCGATCGGTAAGCCCAGGCCGCTGCCCGACGCGTCGATACGTCGTGCGGCGTCTCCACGGTAGAAGCGCTCGAAGACATGCGGCAGGTCAGACACCGCGATGCCGATCCCGTCGTCCTCGACCCGCAGCACCGCGTCCCGACCGTCGTCGGCGATCGAAACGTCCACCGTGCCGTTTGGGGTGTAGCGCAGCGCGTTGTCGAGAAGCACGAGCACGAGCTGCTTGAGGCGGTCGGGCTCGCCTCCCACCGTCACCGCGTCGATGGCACTCACTCGGAGCCGCCGGCCGGCGATACCTTGCAGGTCGGCGAACGTCTCCATCAGCACCTCGTCGAGCTGAACCCGACGCGGCACGAACGCTTCGAGAGCATCGGCGCGCGCGAGCACGAGGAGCTCGTCGACGAGCCGCGAGAGCCGCTCCGTCTCCCGGCGGATCTGCGCGATCGCGACGCGTTGGCCTGCGGGGTCGGCGTCGTTCGCGGCGAGGAGCTCGGCGTTCCCGCGGATCGTGGTGAGCGGCGTTCGCAGCTCGTGCGACACGTCCCCAACAAAACGCTGCTGTTGGCGGTGCGCGTCCTGGAGGCTCGCGAGCATCTCGTCGAACGTCAGCCCGAGCTGCACCAACTCGTCCTCGTCGCCGCCGTCCACACGCACGCGGCGTGAGAAGTCGCGCGATCGCGCGATCTCCCCGGCCGTTTCGGTCATGCGCGCGATCGGACGCAGCGCGCTTCCCGCGATGGCCGAGGCCCCCGCGGCACCGACTCCGACCGCGACGAGCGCGAGCAAGAACAGCGCGGTCCGGAGCTCGGCGTTCGAAGCGTCGACCGAGGCCAGGTTGACAGCGGTAACGACCTTCACGGTGGTGCCGGCGACCGCAGCGACGAGCAGCCGCGCGCGTCCGCTCGGGGTCCAGGTCGTCAGCCAGCCTGGGCCCAGATCGCCGACCCGCAGATCGGCGAGTGCGGGATCGTCGGTGCTTCCAGCGCTGTCGAGCAGCGTCGGACCGTCGAAGATCCACACGCCGTGCGGCTCGTCGATCATGCGATGCAGCTCGACCAGGCGCACGTCGGCCGCGGATCTACCTCCGGTCATCTCGAGCACGACGTCGGCGATCGCGCGATCGGTCATGTCCGTTATCGCCGCATCCACGTCGGCGTCATGCGACTCCGCGTGGAGGACGTAGGCGAGGGTGAGCGCCACCGCGAGCACGACGCCAAGAAGCACGCCGTAGAAGAGGGTGAGACGGCGACGCAGGGTCACGACCCGTCTCGGAGCGTGTACCCCGCGCCGCGCAGGGTGTGGATCAGCCGCGGCTCGCCGCCGGCCTCGAGCTTCTGCCGGAGGTATCCCACGTAGACCTCGCACACGTTCTCGTTGCCCTCGAAGTCGTACCCCCACACCCGTCGTGTGAGATCGGCCTTGGGGATGACCTGTCCAGCTTCTCGCATGAGATGGAGCAGGAGTCGATACTCGGTCGACGTCAGCGTGAAACGACGCTGGCCGCGGCTCGCATCGTGACTCCCGGTGTCGAGCTCGAGGTCCGCGACGCGAAGCACCTTCGGTGAGGGTTCTCGCCGTCGAAGCACGGCGCGAAGGTGCGCCGCGAGCACCTGAAGGCTGAAGGGCTTCACCAGATAGTCGTCCGCGCCAGCGTCGAGACCGACGATCTGATCGCTCGCCCCGTCCTTCGCGGTGAGGATGAGGATGCCGAGATCGGGACGTTCGCTGCGAACTCGTCGGCAGACCGCGAGGCCATCGGTCCCTGGCATGAGGACGTCGAGGACGACCGCATCGGGTTGCCACTCGCGTAGCGAGCGCAGGGCGGAATCGCCGTCGGGCGCGGTCCGCACTTCGTATCCCTCGCGTATCAGCGTTCGCGCGACGACGCTCGTGACACCCTCGTCGTCGTCCGCCACAAGTACGCGCTGCGCCCTGTCGGTGGACATGGATGCAGTGTCAGGAGGGGCCTGACAGCCGGAATCTGCCGGTAGGACCACCTCGTTAGTGCCGAACGGGCCTTTTTCTCAGCCTCTTCTTAGGTGAGCGTTCGCTCCAACCTGAGAGCGCACTGAGAGCGCTGACACAGGCAGGAGGCTGGCGATGGCGCTGGTGTCACGGAGGCAGCTCCTCGGGAGACTGGGAGGTATCGGAGCCGGAGCGCTCGCGGCTGGCTTCGTTCCCCTGGCGTTCGCCGAGGCCGACGCTGCCGAGACCGGCCCCCAGCGCCAGTGGGCGATGGTGATCGACCTCCGCAAGTGCGATGGGTGTAAGGCCTGCACCAAGGCCTGCCAGGAGACCCATCACCTTCCTGAGAGCTTCGAGTGGATCAAGGTCTTCGAGGTCCACGACAAGCAGGGCGGCTCCTTCTTCATGCCGCGCCCATGCTTCCAGTGCGAGAACGCGCCATGCCTGAAGGTCTGCCCCGTCGCCGCGACCTTCAAGACGAGGGACGGGGTCGTCCTCGTGGACCAGGATCGCTGCATCGGGTGCCGCATGTGCATGGCGGCCTGCCCGTACGGCGCGCGCTACTTCAACTACGGCGACCCGCCCGTCGCGAGCAATCCCTTCCAGCACCCCACGCCTGAGTTTCCGGTGCCGCAGCAGAAGGGCACGGTCGGCAAGTGCATGTTCTGCGTGCACCGCAGCGCGAATGGCGAGCTC contains:
- a CDS encoding response regulator, with the protein product MRGPSVLIADDHAAVRALVRVTLMAQGWRVVEASTPGETLVVARAEQPEIVLLDVAFGEHERDGFVVCRELRSAPETRDIRVVMLTARDDPESRAFASAVGATAYIVKPFGPLDLVRMLKIVLDQPTPDPGLGLFLVDAGAIQPAQLERALAEQRLRQGRRVPIGALLVELGFAKREDVERAAARQQRAREVPADSGAARRQIRLVIADDNPMVREGLRSAIATSDDLVTVGIATDGNEALSLIRQLDPDVVVLDHRMPGLRGLDVATRLHNESSDTAVVMFTLDEGIRDLALANGVTAFVPKDTPLATLLAEIRRVARPQRDTPPERANARIVLTARGVSRGAFSVLARRRRAITVIAILLVAYAAAFLIAEPIFGASAAVLSIAPVAVAGALFGPELGVVAAFLAVAANFALWAGTDHPIGEPVIRVGGNGVGALVLMGIGAGFGAMRLVRGRFDAHGRRLGALAEVALALAAGPTPDVLRLLAEGALEIVPGDAALLYATVPGGGLELVAATGAARTTVGQRETAGELVRAQLQRHASISWDLTNGAVIRAVPDAKGAIVVPIPGVAEVVAGVLVLVTTRRREYGEPHLQVLSSYATFIGAALHAPSVGSERGALVSQAAGNR
- a CDS encoding helix-turn-helix domain-containing protein; this encodes MDELASALAVVGHKWTLLIIRDLLNGPRRFTEIERSLVHANPKMVTARLRELEAAGLVSRTIYAEVPPRVEYTLTDRGRELRPTINALKRWGTRRPRRSSRHGPASMKRA
- a CDS encoding response regulator transcription factor gives rise to the protein MASRPAAPATKDAERAVRVLLVIEDRALANTIDLTLRHGGYLRRAESSVEAARAAISEWKPHLLLLDIDLEAGAGIQLIDDARSGGPIGVIALTRRSDLRGKLDAFERGADDYIAVPFVPDDLVARARAVIRRTHGKAGELVPRLRVGDLEIDVLNRKVLAGDHELHLTSLEQALLYLLAANAGSVLTREQILDALWGTDFVIESNVVDRHVRALRAKLQNDWHKPRYIETVPGSGYRFVPGTGTKANGPV
- a CDS encoding methionine-R-sulfoxide reductase gives rise to the protein MRALNKLTAEEARVIVNKGTERPFTGEYDDFFVEGTYICRRCEAPLYISDAKFHSGCGWPSFDQEIEGAVRRVPDPDGERVEIECAACGGHLGHVFVGERFTAKNTRHCVNSISLRFAPRA
- a CDS encoding ATP-binding protein, which encodes MKPESVLVVEDDAGLSALVGDLLTEAGYRPVTIADHALIGAAVDRWQPRCVIIDGELNATGESRTWSDAAAIRRAHPTLPVLMFTADGAALAEAEAGTSRRSRDARFAGFVSKPFVVEEFLAMVRSAIDGPAATDEKAAPPSNSAAAEITVFPDVGRLASDWPETDLLEVVVHELRAPLTVIRGQAQRARRHIGQDPEKEREAIDIAIAQTERMAQLIAGLLDHSRITSNGLSLKVVPLDLASVVVEAIGRFEYGATPRISFERPPDAVRVLGDPARIAQILDNLLSNAAKYSGPADPIEVLLTIERNEAQVRVSDHGVGVPEDERDLLFTPFYRTSRTRDVPGNGLGLHISKRLAERHGGRMWLEATSSAGSTFVFALPLAGARPRPGGAGTQ
- a CDS encoding lytic transglycosylase domain-containing protein; protein product: MALTSRISRTLAIASAVVLASACAVRSGAPSASPSALATTAPDASAAGTPTSTPSPQPTPTPREEPPPVAADPVAIAAQIAGAERAIRDSKVTGAELTWTGHLQQRIYRTISARPEWREGFLAAVPAAIRGVVTTNLDATSELRATVVPGPDLPTAWRIVDPAPLADLARFYREAETEFGVPWAYLASIHLVETRMGRIRGTSVAGAQGPMQFMPGTWAAYGQGDVNSDRDAIRAAARYLKANGAPANMANALFRYNNSQRYVRAVTAYAEVMLAEPDAYRGYYGWQVYYLTTRGDILLPVGYGR
- a CDS encoding ester cyclase, which produces MTLTQDKPIVAQNGTNNGGINNAAANTATIKQWVSAMVKGDLDKAPYAEDAETSDPSGKYKGKAQILQSLKVWKTAFPQGTAEVTNQIAQGDQVASEVVFKATQTGPLVASTGTIPATNKPIVLKTMVISSFRNGLIQRERTYFDQVDLMKQLGITQPKP
- a CDS encoding HAMP domain-containing sensor histidine kinase, whose protein sequence is MTLRRRLTLFYGVLLGVVLAVALTLAYVLHAESHDADVDAAITDMTDRAIADVVLEMTGGRSAADVRLVELHRMIDEPHGVWIFDGPTLLDSAGSTDDPALADLRVGDLGPGWLTTWTPSGRARLLVAAVAGTTVKVVTAVNLASVDASNAELRTALFLLALVAVGVGAAGASAIAGSALRPIARMTETAGEIARSRDFSRRVRVDGGDEDELVQLGLTFDEMLASLQDAHRQQQRFVGDVSHELRTPLTTIRGNAELLAANDADPAGQRVAIAQIRRETERLSRLVDELLVLARADALEAFVPRRVQLDEVLMETFADLQGIAGRRLRVSAIDAVTVGGEPDRLKQLVLVLLDNALRYTPNGTVDVSIADDGRDAVLRVEDDGIGIAVSDLPHVFERFYRGDAARRIDASGSGLGLPIARWIVERHGGEIRIESRPLRGTRVTARIPLAASAA